The Primulina tabacum isolate GXHZ01 chromosome 16, ASM2559414v2, whole genome shotgun sequence genome window below encodes:
- the LOC142528349 gene encoding uncharacterized protein LOC142528349: MPPRRVPQPVTGRAPEQGSTSNDPMDVTATPMETLLKRFQFFRPPILKGTENAVECESWLEDIEMLFESLEYTENRQVKLVGHQLQEVAKNWWLTTKRALEHRGTQITWKVFKTEFYQRFFPVSYRKDKGAEFANLRQGPLNIEEYVAKFSSLLRFAPHVAENEEAVVDQFINGLNPEIFTLVNTGRPNNFTDALNRAKGAEAGLLRQRSIPLQTLRQGVKSVDDYYKEMEVVMIRANIEEDSEAKMARFLCGLNSCQGVHHIASQCHNKRVMIMNACGDYESQSDKDDDKMPELENPDEGYEAVVGGALVIRHIMSTQAEEETNQRGNLFHTRCFVNEKVCNVIIDGRSCTNGASCEMVDKLNISTLKHPQSCRLQWLNDCAEVKVNKQVLVPFSIEFGERVENVIFRRYDCCLTLLPKCHRIENGDILHLNDYMGSTFRVSYLHEIYLIGDGRDDYMAGGQYLRTNIFEEREYDMNLAGHDIQRIGRIVVRVKAEHQRHAGKLRPLPIPKWKWANITMDFVTWLLRTIGRFNVIWEMAAPRTRTQAALRMRQLRIDNQDREIATLKAQLSREKLEKQELSEIRHILETDVQRLTHHLNLAKSQLL, from the exons atgccgcctcgacgagtaccgcagCCAGTAACAGGTCGGGccccagaacagggcagtacatccaatgatccgatggatgttactgcTACACCGATGGAAACCTTGTTGAAACGGTTTCAGTTTTTCCGACCACCCATCCTGAAAGGTACAGAAAATGCAGtcgagtgtgaaagttggctagAGGATATTGAGATGCTATTTGAATCCCTTGAGTACACTGAAAACCGACAAGTGAAATTGGTTggacatcaattgcaagaagtggcaaagaactggtggttGACTACGAAGAGAGCATTAGAGCACCGTGGCACACAGATTACTTGGAAGGTGTtcaagactgaattttatcagcgatTCTTTCCTGTGtcctaccgaaaagacaaaggtgctgaaTTTGCCAATTTAAGACAGGGACCATTGAACAtcgaggagtatgttgccaagttctcGTCATTGCTCAGATTcgctcctcatgttgctgaaAATGAAGAGGCCGTTGTGGACCAGTTtatcaatggattgaatccagaaatctttaccttggtaaaTACCGGTAGGCCCAATAACTTTACTGATGCgttgaaccgtgccaagggggcagaagctggattgcttaggcaacggAGTATTCC gctacaaactttgaggcaaggaGTAAAGAGTGTGGATGACTACTATAAAgagatggaagtagtcatgattagggcaaatatAGAGGAAGATAGTGAGGCAAAAATGgcacgttttctttgtggtttgaacag TTGTCAAGGAGTTCACCATATCGCTAGCCAATGTCATAACAAGAGGGTAATGATAATGAATGCTTGTGGGGATTATGAATCTCAAAGTGATAAGGATGATGATAAGATGCCTGAATTGGAgaatcctgatgagggatatgaggcggttGTAGGTGGGGCATTGGTGATTAGGCATATAATGAGTACCCAAGCCGAGGAGGAGACCAATCAGAGAgggaacttgttccatactagatgctTTGTAAACGAAAAGGTTTGCAATGTTATTATAGATGGAAGAAGTTGTACCAATGGAGCTAGTTGTGAGATGGTCGATAAGTTGAATATATCTACTTTAAAACATCCTCAATCATGTAGGCTACAatggttgaatgactgtgcAGAAGTGAAAGTGAACAAGCAAGTTTTGGTGCCTTTTTCGATTG aaTTTGGAGAACGGGttgaaaatgtgatatttaGGAGGTATGACTGTTGTTTAACCTTGTTGCCTAAGTGTCATAGAATTGAAAACGGTGATATATTGCATTTGAATGATTACATGGGTAGTACATTTAGAGTGTCCTATTTGCATGAGATATATTTGATTGGTGATGGTCGTGATGATTACATGGCTG GTGGACAATATTTGAGGacaaatatttttgaagaaagggagtatgatatgaatctggccgggcatgaCATTCAAAGGATTGGAAGGATTGTTGTGCGA gtcaaagcagagcatcaaagacatGCAGGGAAGTTGAGACCGCTCCCTATTCCCAAGTGGAAATGGGCGAAtatcactatggattttgtgacatgGCTTCTGAGGACTATTGGAAGATTTAAtgtcatctgg gaaatggctgctccacgtactCGCACTCAGGCTGCTCTTCGTATGCGCCAGCTCAGGATAGATAATCAGGATAGGGAGATTGCAACTTTGAAGGCGCAACTGTCTAGGGAAAAGTTGGAGAAGCAGGAGCTTAGCGAGATTAGGCACATACTCGAGACCGACGTACAACGACTTACTCATCATTTGAACTTGGCTAAGAGCCAACTTCTATAG